The nucleotide sequence AATGTTAAAAACGACTTGTAGTTTCCCTCTTCATTTGGTGTATCATATTCCTTCTGTTCCAAATATCTATGTGCTTGTAAAGACGGCACCGATTGTTGCGCATTAGGTGACTCGTAACTTACCGCAATAGGTTGACTTTGTAGTGGGAATTGTGTCCCTGGGGGTTGTAAATTTGATGCTTCACCAAATCCTGAAGTTTGTGGAATGCCAGGGGAGGCTATAGGTGCTGGTGTGGGTGCTACAGATGGTGCTGCGGTTGCGACAGGTGAATTAAAGTTTGTGTGAAATGCTCTTCTTGATCTCTTCTTGGATGAATGTGACGAaggttgttgattatttaGGTCTAAAGCCTGTAAATTTTGTGATAAGTCATTGTCATTTCCCAAAGACATTGTCGGATCGAAAAGATGCTATGAATACCAAGCTTTGCAACAATTCCTGCCTCGGTACTTGCAATTCTCTGCTAGACgcaattgaacaaaaagtttttgatttgtttttttttgcttccTGAAAATTATCGGAAGAATGGAATAATATAGGTAAAGTAGTCACGTGTAACGGAGGTATAACATCGAAGATTTGTCGTGGAATCAAAGGAGACTTTTCACGACACTCCAAGAAATTAAATAAAGacaaaatacaatttaATACACAACACAATAAGAATCCAATACCAAGAAATTAATTTCACACAGTACATTACAGATGACTATATATTACGATTTTGTTACACCATCAACGTAAACGCATATTGACATAGCATTTATGTCCAATGAGGTTGTATAAAAGTATCTATTGGAGACGACTAGCTACAAAACACTGCAATAGTAGAATCCCACAGTTTGAGAAATAGTGGACATTATACTTTACTTTGAGTAAAATTTTGTTACGAGGAGgacaacaagaagaaaaagaaaattaatTATTTTTCTTATGTAtggaaaaagatttgaagGAGTACAGAGCCAAGCGTATTTGCACAACACAGGAGTATAAAAGAAAAGACGTTTTCCTCTTTTGCAAATGTCTCAGCTATGTCGTTTGAAAATTATATACCGCCTTTGGATCCCGCGATGGGGAATAACTCACTAATATATCTACTGCATAGCAATATACCCATAAACTGTTCGGTTTATTCTTTAACAAACGGCACTATAAAACTATTAAATCACTACAACCAAACATGGAACAATGCAACTAaccttcatcaaattctACCAGCATATTTTATCACCAACTGTTCCATTCCACGTCTTATCGGGTTGGTGTCTCAACAAGAAAACTCAACTTCTCAGTATAATCAGAATAGTGTTCCACTAAAATTCGATGGGAGCCCATACAATGAACGAGACAACGGTGATACTTTTATTGCCCTTCTTTTCACATTATGTGGTTCGTGTGTGTCTTGCTGGATGTTAAGTTTACTACTATACTTGACTCAAAAGCATAGAAGAAAGCCGTGGTTGGCTCAAATCACAACAATATTTTATGCCATAGTTACCAGTGTATTACTTGATAGACTTACCAAAGCAGCTGAAGTCGAGTATTACGAAGACAACTTGGATATAATAAAACTAAATTGCAAACTTTACGACAATAATGTCTATCgaatattgatgattttaaCACAGGCCTTCACTATGCTGTCTTGGTTCCAAATTATTCAACGACTAGTACGACTGAAGTATAAGCTTATTACatcaattatcaattttatAATTATGGGGTTGTATATTGCGATTTACGCATACTTTCAAGTAACATTTACCACAAGGGATTATATAACCCATGAAATGGAAGATTTCTCCGCATACCATCGTTGGGATATTGCATGTGTAACATTGAgacttgttgttgcaatttgGTTTCTTGGAGTTCTTGCATATTATACAACGGTTATGAAGAATCCACGTAAAATCTGTTACTCGAGGAAGTTGTTGCCTTTGGCTACATTAGTTtggttcttcttcatcttggACGTTGTCATTAATATACTTCATGTTTCATTGTTTAGATTGCGGTGGTTAGTGAGAACATGGTTAGTTCTCATTCCgtatttgattgaaataaTCTTGCTAACAACCATTTGGGAATGGATCTACAATATTTGGATTCTTGAAAAAAGGTATGAACTTATGAATGTTCTAGGAAGGAGAATTAGTTATGAAGATATTGttagtttcaaaaataatgATTCGGCAAAGAAAACTACCAAGCTTGATAATCTTTTGGATTGGataatcaacaagtttacgggacaaacaacaatcaatcatgttgaagaaagatCGGATGATAGCCTAAAGGAGTATTTTACGCTGACTAACTCAGAAGGATCCGAAGAAAGGACAACCGCAATTCCCTTGCAAGATcgtgaatttgaattgcGTGAAATTCGATCGACGCAAGAAAGGATAGGAGATGCAGGTGCAACTCGCCAACAAAATCGTGCTGGACACGATGTAAGTAACGAAGCAACCACACAAACTGAAGATACTGACTCCAATCGTGTATCAATTCAGGATAGTGAGCACGACAGccaagttgttgatttagacgagtatgatgatgaatatgtAAATGATTATGAAATGTGGAgtgacgaagaagaagatgtaACACACACTATGGACGACAATAGGGGGCAGAAAAGTATCGACAGGGTTCAATAAAGAattaattgaaatttggcCATTATTTTTGCGGGTATATTACGGGTAgttattttttattatgAATTGGAGGTTTATTTCGAACAACATTGTATAATTAGGAATATTATAGACTTTGTTTTACATTTACTGAGCATGTATTGTAGGCAGTGATTCATGTTATCCTCTCTACATTATTATCAAATATTGGCACCAAAGCTTCataaatatcaaaaattaaGGTAATTAACACATACAATGAAAACTATGCAATGTTAATTGGCCCTCTTGATACCAGTTGTAACCTGACTATCATCATAAAGTAAGACCTAAGTTGGCCTGGGCTATACACCGATAGTAATAGTGAAGAGTAGAACTAATATCTTCCATCGATCACGTGAccagatgaagaaataaaTTACTGGCATTAAAAAGAGCGTGATTTAAGAGGACAAACAGCCTATCCTCTAAAACTACCATTCAGTAGTGTAAAGGTTACCCCTGAACTCCTCTAAAGTAGTTACTGCTACTATATAAGCTCCAGATTTTGAGCGTGACTTTATTTTCCTCTTTGATAATTCGCTTGTGTTCCAGAAATTTCTTTGTGTTCTATGAACTTCTACTGACTCTAAAAATTCCATCATTTTTGTACCACCCCTTAACAATCTAGACATATCATTCATCTCCGTATTCAAGGACAATAAAAGAATACATTGCTatatatttgatgaaatttgcCAATTAATATTTTCAGCATTCTCCAAATATATACAGTTATTATTACACGATCGCTCTAATCAAAAATGTTATCATCGAAAATTACTAGAAATAGAGTACTAAGAACAGTTCCAAGTTTCCGCTTGACACAGACTTATTTGCCAGTTACAGCCAAATGTTTATCACAACCGCAATGTAAACAATCACCTCCACAGCAATCGCAGGCGACGGCAACTTCATTTATGTTGCTCCGTCACAACGTAGGTCATTTGCACCAAATCAGAGGGTTCCATTCATCAACCCCGAGGTCATTGCAGATGCAGCAAAACCCGGATGACCAGGATAATAGACCTGCATTGGAAAAGTATGGTACTGATTTAACGCAACTAGCAAAAGACGGTAAATTGGATCCAGTATTAGGAcgtgatgaagaaattcGCCGTACAATACAGATATTATCGAGGAGAACTAAGAACAATCCAATATTAGTCGGGAAAGCAGGTGTCGGTAAAACAGCAATCATGGAGGGTTTGGCTCAACGTATCATCAAAGGAGAGGTTCCCGAGTCAATGAAAGACAAGCATATCATTACATTAGATTTGGCGGGAATCATTAGTGGCGCCAAGTTTAGAGGGGATTTTGAGAGCaagttgaaatcaattttgaaagaagtGGAAGACAAGCATGGTCAGgttattttatttattgatgaattccatttgttgatgggTTTAGGTAAAGCTGAAGGGTCGATTGATGCTAGCAACATGATCAAACCGGCATTAGCCAGGGGCCAATTGTCAATGTGTGGTGCCACTACTCTTGACGAGTACAGGAAATacgttgaaaaagatgCCGCTTTGGCTAGAAGGTTTTCTCCAGTTCAAGTCAGTGAACCTACTGTTGAAGATACGATATCCATTCTTAGAGGATTGAAGGAAAAATACGAAGTTCATCACGGTGTCAGAATCTTAGATTCAGCATTGGTTACAGCAGCAACGTATTCCAACAGATATATTACAGACAGATTTTTACCAGATAAAGCAATAGACTTAGTAGATGAAGCTAGTTCTACTTTGAGGTTACAACACGAATCGAGACCTGATGCAATAGCTAAGTTGGATCGACAAATTATGACTATTGAAATAGAATTAGAGTCCTTGAGGAAAGAGGAGGATCAGCTTTCTAAAGATAGAAGAATTAAGTTGGAGGAAGATTTGGAGGTCAAAAAGAAGGATCTCGATGAATTAACCAAACAATGGGAGTCTGAGAAGAAAGTCATTGACGACGTAAAGGAGGCTAAATCGAAATTGGAAGAGGCTAGGCACGAGTTAGACCTGAGCCAGAGAGATGGAGATTATGCTACTGCCTCGAGGATACAATACGCTGTAATTCCTGAGTTACAATCTAAATTGCTCAAGTTGACTCAGTCAGAACAAGCTTCCAGATCCAGTACCCTTCTACATGACTCGGTAACATCAGATGATATTGCTGGGGTTATATCCAAAATGACTGGAATTCCTGTTAGTAGCTTATTGAAAGGTGATAAGGACAAGCTTTTGGATATGGAAgtcattttgaaacaagaagTTGTTGGTCAAGACGAAGCTATTCATGCTGTTTCGGATGCAGTGAGATTGCAAAGGGCTGGTTTAACAAACGAGAACAGACCAATTGCTTCATTTATGTTCCTTGGTCCAACAGGTTGTGGTAAGACCGCTTTAACCAAAGCCTTGGCAGGgtttcttttcaatgatgaaaatgcCATCGTGAGATTTGATATGTCGGAATTCCAAGAAAAGCATTCAATCTCGAGATTACTTTCTGCGCCACCAGGTTATGTTGGTTATGAAGAAGGAGGTGAGTTGACAGAAGCCGTTAGAAGAAAACCATACAGTATAgtattgtttgatgaatttgaaaaagcaCATCCAGATATCGCCAAAGTGTTGTTGCAGGTTTTGGATGAAGGTTCATTGACAGATTCACATGGTACGAAAGtaagtttcaaaaacacaatTATCATAATGACTTCGAATATTGGTCAAGATATTTTGTTAAATGACAAGAACACGCATGAAGATGGACATATCAATAAAGAGGTTAAGCAACAAGTGTTGGATAACTTGAAACACCATTATCCACCTGAATTTTTGAACCGTTTGGACGACACATTAGTGTTTAATAGATTATCTAAGAAGTCATTGAAGGATATTTTGGATATCAGATTGCGCGAGATTGACGACCGTTTGTTGGATAAACGTATCGTATTGGAATTGACCCAACCGGCCAAAGACGCATTGATTGAACAAGGATACAGTCCGATTTATGGTGCAAGACCATTGAATAGAGTCatccaaaagaaattattgAACCCACTTGCTATGCTTATGTTGAAAGGACAAATTCAAGAAGGTGAGGTTGCCAAGGTTGAAGTGAAGAATAAGGATATCTATGTTGTGCCAAACCATAGCGAGGAATCTGTAATAAAGGAAGAGGAGGACTATTATAAGAGGAAGGAAAAGAATGAATAGGTAGTTAGAGAAAATTAGGTTAGATAAATGGACTGTCATTGCGTTAAATTGTAAGATGGGTCTGAGGGCTGATATAGCCAATAGTTTCAGCATCGTCTTGTCTCTGTTCTTGACGGACCCCTTCTCCATCCGACGCGGCGGAGTAGACTTTGTAGACCGTTACTAATTATGTAATCGActgttacacaaaactatCTAAAATGGAAC is from Candida orthopsilosis Co 90-125, chromosome 1 draft sequence and encodes:
- a CDS encoding Dfg16 protein (part of Rim101p pathway that regulates filamentation in response to alkaline pH) — encoded protein: MSFENYIPPLDPAMGNNSLIYLSHSNIPINCSVYSLTNGTIKLLNHYNQTWNNATNLHQILPAYFITNCSIPRLIGLVSQQENSTSQYNQNSVPLKFDGSPYNERDNGDTFIALLFTLCGSCVSCWMLSLLLYLTQKHRRKPWLAQITTIFYAIVTSVLLDRLTKAAEVEYYEDNLDIIKLNCKLYDNNVYRILMILTQAFTMSSWFQIIQRLVRSKYKLITSIINFIIMGLYIAIYAYFQVTFTTRDYITHEMEDFSAYHRWDIACVTLRLVVAIWFLGVLAYYTTVMKNPRKICYSRKLLPLATLVWFFFILDVVINILHVSLFRLRWLVRTWLVLIPYLIEIILLTTIWEWIYNIWILEKRYELMNVLGRRISYEDIVSFKNNDSAKKTTKLDNLLDWIINKFTGQTTINHVEERSDDSLKEYFTSTNSEGSEERTTAIPLQDREFELREIRSTQERIGDAGATRQQNRAGHDVSNEATTQTEDTDSNRVSIQDSEHDSQVVDLDEYDDEYVNDYEMWSDEEEDVTHTMDDNRGQKSIDRVQ